One part of the Microvirga sp. TS319 genome encodes these proteins:
- a CDS encoding ABC transporter permease has protein sequence MKHKKKARSTWMERYSALVLAAVLIGTWQAMVPLLGVSEFVLPTPLAIAKRIVSEIPLLAAHSYVTLFEVIAGFTFGAVIGIPLALSIFYSKPFERAIYPILVALQTVPKVALAPILVLYLGYGWAPKITLAFLISFFPIVISTVVGLQSLDKNLVNLARSMGANEWQIFFKIRLPAALPNIFGGFKVAVSLAVIGAVIGEYVSAERGLGYLQLQANSLFDTTLNFATVVTISAIGVLLYFVVDMVESRVTYKRDAAK, from the coding sequence ATGAAGCACAAGAAAAAGGCACGGAGCACATGGATGGAGCGCTACTCGGCGCTCGTCCTGGCGGCTGTCCTGATCGGAACCTGGCAGGCCATGGTTCCGCTGTTGGGAGTCTCCGAGTTCGTTCTGCCGACGCCGCTGGCGATCGCAAAGCGCATCGTCAGCGAAATTCCGCTGCTTGCGGCCCATTCCTACGTCACGCTCTTCGAGGTCATCGCGGGATTCACCTTCGGAGCGGTGATCGGTATTCCGCTGGCTTTGTCGATCTTCTATTCCAAGCCCTTCGAGCGGGCGATCTACCCGATCCTCGTTGCGCTGCAGACGGTGCCGAAGGTCGCCCTCGCGCCCATCCTCGTTCTGTATCTCGGCTACGGCTGGGCTCCGAAAATCACGCTCGCGTTCCTGATCTCCTTTTTTCCGATTGTCATCTCGACCGTCGTTGGCCTGCAGTCCCTCGACAAGAACCTCGTGAACCTGGCCCGTTCCATGGGGGCGAACGAGTGGCAGATCTTCTTCAAGATCCGTCTTCCCGCGGCGCTGCCGAATATCTTCGGGGGCTTCAAAGTGGCGGTTTCTCTGGCCGTGATCGGAGCGGTCATCGGCGAATACGTTTCCGCCGAACGGGGCCTCGGATACCTGCAGCTTCAGGCGAACTCGCTGTTCGACACCACGCTCAACTTCGCAACCGTCGTGACAATCTCGGCGATCGGCGTGCTGCTCTACTTCGTCGTCGATATGGTGGAGTCTCGCGTCACCTACAAGCGCGACGCCGCCAAGTGA
- a CDS encoding ABC transporter ATP-binding protein has translation MGISSQTSGAAVDISRLSKSYQTREDDDVLALDKIDLQIEPGSFVAVVGPSGCGKSTLLSLLAGLTPASTGNIAIDGEKVNRPHPKTGVVFQSDLLLYWRTVLDNILLPIEIKHLDLAKYRARAEELLAQVGLKGFGNKYPSELSGGMRQRVAICRALIQEPGLLLMDEPFGALDALTREQMIMDLQSMWLRVRNTVLFITHGIDEAVFLADRVLVMSPRPGRVDLDLKIDMPRPRQWTRTHEDKAYHGYVRQIRDIFESKGVLVSH, from the coding sequence ATGGGTATCTCTAGCCAGACCAGCGGGGCCGCAGTCGACATATCGAGGCTCTCGAAAAGCTACCAGACGCGAGAGGACGACGACGTCCTCGCCCTCGATAAAATCGACCTCCAGATCGAGCCGGGGAGCTTCGTGGCGGTGGTCGGGCCGAGCGGGTGCGGTAAGAGCACGTTGCTCTCGCTGCTCGCGGGTCTGACGCCTGCCTCGACCGGCAACATCGCGATTGACGGAGAAAAGGTCAACCGGCCACATCCCAAGACCGGGGTGGTCTTTCAATCGGATCTTCTTCTCTACTGGCGCACGGTCCTCGACAACATCCTGCTTCCGATCGAGATCAAGCACCTGGATCTTGCAAAATACCGCGCGCGGGCCGAGGAGCTGCTCGCGCAGGTCGGCCTCAAAGGCTTCGGCAACAAATATCCCTCCGAACTCTCGGGCGGCATGCGCCAGCGCGTTGCGATCTGCCGGGCACTGATCCAGGAGCCAGGTCTGCTTCTCATGGATGAGCCTTTCGGCGCTCTCGATGCCCTGACGCGCGAGCAGATGATCATGGATCTGCAATCGATGTGGCTGCGGGTTCGCAATACGGTATTGTTCATCACCCATGGCATCGACGAAGCCGTGTTCCTGGCCGATCGCGTGCTCGTCATGTCGCCGCGCCCCGGCCGTGTCGATCTCGACCTCAAGATCGACATGCCACGCCCCCGTCAATGGACGCGGACGCACGAGGACAAGGCCTATCACGGCTATGTTCGGCAGATTCGCGATATCTTCGAGTCCAAGGGCGTTCTTGTCTCGCATTAG
- a CDS encoding Re/Si-specific NAD(P)(+) transhydrogenase subunit alpha has translation MKIGALKEISPGERRVALTPESARQLQKLGHACFVEAGAGASAGLSDAAYAEAGVTVAPDAASLLSAVDVVAKVQPPVAAEIAQLRPGQTLISFFWPAQNSELLELARAQGVTLIAMDMVPRISRAQKMDALSSMANIAGYRAVIEAGNHFGRFFTGQVTAAGKIPPAKVLVVGAGVAGLAAIGTATSLGAVTYAFDVRPEVAEQIESMGAQFVFLEFEDAQDGAATGGYAAPSSPEFREKQLAKFRELAPEMDIVITTALIPGRPAPKLWTDDMVQAMKPGSVIVDLAAERGGNCDLTVPDEKIVTENGVTIVGYTDFPSRMAAQASTLYANNVRHFLADLTPKKDGAIVHDMDDDVIRGATVTHEGAITYPPPPPKVRAIAAAKPKDKPKELTREEKRAQEVAAFRSQTRTQVGLLVLGGLLVALIGAYAPASFMAHFTVFALACFVGFQVIWNVSHSLHTPLMAVTNAISGIVILGALLQVGSSHWLVVSLAALSFLIATINIVGGFLVTRRMLAMFQKS, from the coding sequence ATGAAGATAGGGGCACTCAAGGAGATCTCTCCTGGCGAGAGGCGTGTTGCTCTGACGCCGGAATCCGCGCGTCAGCTGCAGAAGCTCGGACATGCGTGCTTCGTCGAGGCCGGGGCCGGGGCGAGCGCGGGACTGTCGGATGCGGCCTACGCTGAGGCGGGCGTGACCGTCGCGCCGGATGCGGCGTCCCTGCTGTCCGCGGTCGATGTGGTTGCGAAGGTGCAGCCGCCCGTCGCGGCCGAGATCGCGCAGCTGCGTCCCGGCCAGACGCTGATCTCGTTCTTCTGGCCGGCGCAGAACTCAGAGCTTCTGGAGCTGGCAAGGGCGCAAGGCGTTACCCTCATCGCCATGGACATGGTGCCGCGCATCTCGCGCGCCCAGAAGATGGACGCGCTCTCCTCCATGGCCAATATCGCCGGTTACCGCGCCGTGATCGAGGCCGGCAACCATTTCGGCCGCTTCTTCACCGGCCAGGTCACGGCCGCCGGCAAGATCCCGCCCGCCAAGGTGCTCGTCGTCGGCGCCGGCGTCGCGGGGCTTGCCGCCATCGGAACGGCGACCTCGCTCGGCGCGGTCACCTATGCGTTCGACGTACGCCCCGAGGTCGCCGAACAGATCGAGTCCATGGGCGCTCAGTTCGTGTTCCTGGAGTTCGAGGACGCGCAGGACGGGGCCGCCACCGGCGGCTATGCCGCGCCCTCCAGTCCCGAGTTCCGCGAGAAGCAACTCGCCAAGTTCCGCGAGCTCGCGCCCGAGATGGACATCGTCATCACGACCGCGCTGATTCCCGGAAGGCCGGCCCCGAAGCTATGGACGGACGACATGGTGCAGGCCATGAAGCCGGGCTCCGTGATCGTCGATCTCGCGGCCGAGCGCGGCGGCAACTGCGATCTGACTGTGCCGGACGAGAAGATCGTGACCGAGAACGGCGTCACCATCGTCGGCTATACCGATTTCCCGAGCCGCATGGCCGCTCAGGCCTCGACCCTCTATGCCAACAACGTCCGCCACTTCCTGGCCGATCTGACGCCCAAGAAGGACGGCGCCATCGTCCACGACATGGACGACGACGTGATCCGCGGAGCGACCGTGACGCATGAGGGGGCCATCACCTATCCGCCTCCGCCGCCCAAGGTGCGGGCGATCGCCGCCGCCAAACCGAAGGACAAGCCGAAGGAGCTCACCCGCGAGGAAAAGCGCGCGCAGGAGGTTGCAGCTTTCAGGAGCCAGACCAGGACACAGGTCGGGCTGCTTGTCCTGGGCGGCCTCCTGGTTGCATTGATCGGAGCCTATGCCCCAGCGAGCTTCATGGCCCATTTCACCGTCTTCGCGCTCGCCTGTTTCGTCGGCTTCCAGGTGATCTGGAACGTGAGCCATTCGCTGCACACTCCGCTGATGGCCGTCACCAATGCCATCTCCGGTATCGTGATCCTGGGAGCACTGCTGCAGGTGGGGTCGAGCCACTGGCTCGTGGTGAGCCTGGCGGCGCTGTCCTTCCTGATCGCGACGATCAACATCGTCGGCGGCTTCCTGGTCACGCGCCGGATGCTCGCCATGTTCCAGAAGTCGTAG
- a CDS encoding ABC transporter substrate-binding protein, whose protein sequence is MSHAAGLVRRVALTATAVIAATLASQSAMAEDINVRFSWKLKGEYGFFYLGEQKGLYKDAGLTLKLGEGAGAQAALGALIQGQEDVVVLPGIFAISAIQKGMPVKIIALYQPTTPIALISHPEKPVKTPKDLEGKTVAHAVGETGTSYLSAFCDINKVDCGKVKKIQMDAQSRVPQFLQKQVDVVSVYRTNDLPVLEERTGTTFPTLDLPEYGLGVPGLALVASNSGIEKKGATLRKFLTANAKAIDMTRADPAGATAVLKGVWQGGPSDKVIQKQIEATSASMPNPDGKPVGWIDEKVVSNAIELIKLDEDIGGVKPLSSFYTNELLKQ, encoded by the coding sequence ATGTCTCATGCCGCAGGTCTCGTTCGAAGAGTTGCGCTAACGGCGACTGCTGTCATCGCTGCCACCTTGGCAAGCCAAAGCGCGATGGCGGAGGACATCAATGTCCGGTTCAGCTGGAAGCTGAAGGGCGAATACGGCTTCTTCTATCTGGGAGAGCAGAAAGGCCTGTACAAGGACGCGGGTCTGACTCTGAAGCTCGGCGAAGGGGCGGGCGCACAGGCCGCGCTCGGTGCCCTGATCCAGGGCCAGGAAGATGTCGTCGTGCTCCCCGGGATCTTCGCGATTTCGGCCATTCAGAAAGGGATGCCCGTCAAGATCATCGCCCTGTATCAGCCCACGACGCCCATCGCGCTCATCTCGCATCCCGAGAAACCGGTCAAGACGCCGAAGGATCTCGAGGGCAAGACCGTCGCCCATGCCGTCGGCGAGACGGGCACCTCTTACCTCAGCGCCTTCTGCGACATCAACAAGGTCGATTGCGGCAAGGTCAAGAAGATCCAAATGGATGCGCAGTCGCGCGTTCCCCAATTCCTGCAGAAGCAGGTCGACGTGGTCAGCGTCTACCGGACCAACGACCTTCCCGTGCTCGAGGAGCGAACCGGAACCACATTCCCGACCCTCGACCTGCCGGAATACGGGCTGGGAGTGCCTGGACTGGCCCTGGTGGCAAGCAATTCAGGCATCGAGAAGAAGGGGGCGACACTCAGAAAGTTCCTCACGGCGAATGCGAAAGCGATCGACATGACTCGAGCCGATCCCGCCGGTGCGACCGCAGTTCTGAAGGGGGTCTGGCAGGGTGGGCCGTCCGACAAGGTCATCCAGAAGCAGATCGAGGCGACTTCCGCATCGATGCCGAATCCGGACGGCAAGCCCGTAGGCTGGATCGACGAGAAAGTCGTCTCCAACGCGATCGAGCTGATCAAGCTCGACGAGGACATCGGCGGCGTCAAGCCTTTGTCCTCCTTCTACACCAACGAACTTCTGAAGCAGTGA